aggaagattaagctcaataaaactccttcaaaGGAGAAGCCTCGTCTGTTGAAGTGCGAAaaaagcttagactaaaagaggtGTGCAACAATCGATTTACAATCGTGAGTTCTATCAAGCttcggaccaagactatatttatagtcttggtccggcgCTGAAGGGTTccggggataaattttatcccccaacggtcggatcgagtcaaaactcgatcctgttgaaaagtcaattccgggcgcccggaagggttccgagcgccccggtcggttccgggcgcccggagccctaaggtcaacataagttgacttttcgactccggttcagctcgtctcgacccagctcatctcggtccgggtctgttcgctccggctccgtttgtttgggtgatctcggccttccggaatagggctcacccgaacccatgttccggccttctcgagcgtgcttcccttcggcttctcgtccctcggaattgccgcgtgttccttctcatccaccagcgtactcatccgcagtcttcgtccctcagtcgcacctcgtgccgaccttcgcgctagctgcgtctcttgctccccgagcaatcttccgctctggctttcgtccctcggaaccaccgcgcgcgcttccttctcgtccgccggtgtactcttccgcagcacctcgtccctcggacgcaccacgtgccgtccttctcgctggctgcgtcttccgctcgagtacctgtgctcctaagctcctgcacacttagacacaaggttaaatacaacgcaggacttaacttgacttgttgatcacaccaaaacaaccttggggttccaataactacaagaaaaaccctcatagacatcggtggaacaacaatggttttaagcaaaaaccgatgtctttgagtattttacaccggtttttccaaaaatcggtgtctatgagcgcagattttcactcatagacatcggttttttagctgatgtctatgagcgccttttttttttgttaatagacaccgattttaacagcggtttttaaaatccggtgttaatgaaccaaaaataataatttaattttcccaccagccCAAATTTATAACACTTCATAAAGTtatctccaaacctaaaccaatatggTAAGCAGGTTTTATTAATGTGAAGCGGGCAGGCAGTGGCAGTCTGGCGTAACCGCGACTCGAACCGTCTACCACACAACGCCTCTCCTCCTACCTTCCTCTCCCCCCAAACCTAAACCCATTCCCATCGATCTCTATCGCGATGGCATCCACGAAATCCTTTCGCCACCTGCTTCTGCTCCTCACCGTCGCCCTCCTCTCCCTCTTCTGTCGAGTCGTCGCCGCCGCCCGACGCCTGCTCTCCTTCGTCTCCCTGCGCGAGTTgttgttgttggatcgagaccgcgctagagggggggtgaatagcgctcgcggctatatTGTTTGAATTATCAgaatcgttcgatttaaaacgtacgagtaaatgcaacggaaatagaaaagacaaaCACAGACAGTAAACAAAACACACCAAGAGAAGAAcaaggaggatttacttcgttcggagcctaaagcgactcctactcgaaggcccgcgatccttgatcgcttccggtgggcaacaactataagctcgataaaaaattacaagttgaagtacaataaacgacaataaataattataccgacgacaaagaaatgaagattcggagctcctggtcgtcgggcacaagtagcaacacttcgaaacgttgttttgagcagcacgcagcactgGAATAACTTGAAACTTGATTGTCTGAGGTGCTGGtcaaaacccccttataaagggtgttcaaggcgccttgaaggctgttcaaggtgcctccatgctgtCGGGTCTTCCgggtggatcaaatctgatctggtcgaacttcatccctttaaggcgccttatagccttctcaaggcgccttccaaggcgccttatactcccatgaaggcgccttcgatgaactttcgcagccaggtcatcctttgcacccgaggcgcctccaagctccatggaggcgcctcggatactgttcatccgaggcaaatcatCGTTATtctgtacctgcaagatatgttagtcccaaacaacatcctgcaacaccaGGTTAGTACAAAATAACAGCAcgaataataaagaatgttacgacagtctccggactgtccgggtctgacttcggatttccaaccggaaaccctaggtcgacccgacgcatactgttccctctatggggaacacgtcctcacctactccactcaggagatttacctgttgtcagtcgatcctccagatcgactggacttttgctcagcactcgatgcttccggactttctgctggacatccgcttcctcggctagtccagtctttcacctggttcgcgacaccaggactttccacctagggttaccaccccataggacttttgcctgaagacatcgacctaccaagactttccgcatagggttaccaccccctatgacctagggttaccatctcctagggtttttccctttgcctaaccgcagctaggactttcctgaaatcctcaagtagacttgttagaatacaaaacaccttaactttgaatcctttgccattatcaaaacatgagttcgatcgtcggatgcttcccacaccaacagttGCTCCACCTTTCCTTCCTCCGCTGCGGTCTCCGACCCGTCACGCTCGACCTCGGCCACGCGTCGCTGCACATCTGGGGCCCCAACTCCCACCGCGCCAGCCGGAAGCCTGCCCTCCTCCTCATTCACGACTTCGGCGACAACTCAAAGTGGCAATGGGAGCGCCAGATCGGGGCCCTATCCCGCTCCTTCGATCTCTATATCCCGGACCTCCTCTTCTTCGGCAGATCTCGTTCCTCCTGTGCCGACCGTTCCGTGGGCTACCAGGCGCGGTGCGTCGCGGAGGTGATGCGCCTCCTCGGGGTCGCCCGGTACTCCGTGATGGGGATCAGCTACGGCGGGTTCATGGCGTTCCGCCTGGCGGAGATGGAGGCGATGTCGGTGGAGCGCGTGGCTATTCTCACCGCTGGAATCTGCATGTCGCCGGAGCAGTTGAGGGTGATGTCTGCAAAAGAGAAGAGAGACGTGTGCGATCTGTTGCTGCCGCAGAAGGCGGACGATCTGAGGGCCCTCGTTAGCCGGTCCATGtaccgccccccccccccccccaagtgcTTCACAAAGTTAAAGCACTTCACATTTTCTAAGGCTCTCTTTTCTATAGGGTTATTTAATCTAGTTGTTCTTCCATAATTCATCAAACTAACAAGTTATATGATACACAGGATTCAGTAACTGTTGTAGGATATCCACTTGGTGGAGATACAATCTCTGTGACAAAGGGTGTGGTATCAcgaattgaggtttgatttcatgAAATTGTGATCATAAgcttttagtatttttttggtGAATTTTATATTCTTGCTGAGATTGTTTTATAGATGATAAATTGCTGACTTAAGTGTTATCAATTTTaagttggttgaaaattttagaaCATGGTGTCCAAATgagtttttttaatattaatcacttttttttttgcttctgttTCAGGTTAGTATGCTCATGGATCCTCTGATCTGCTTGGTATTCAGATTGATGCTGCAATAAACCTTGGTTGGTAACTCAACCTAGTTTCCTTGCTAGAAAGAtagcattttattttttagatagTTGGATGTTATTGCACCACTTTCTCTGGCAAGGTACAGATATATTCTTGTAAAAGCATATTAATGTTGTCAAAGAGACGTACTTGTTTTGCATGAAACAGTGGTGGTCCTGCCTTCAATGATCGTGGTGAGTGTATTGGTGTGGCATTCCAGGTATTCCTTCTGCTAAATCTGCCTTTTATTTTCCCTACTTTATCTAttctaaacttttcaaaaatcttttatagATTAACTTTGTCCCAGAATAGTGTTTAATGGAAATGCATCTGAGTACTGCTTTTGCACCTAAATTAGCATTCTACCTTCTTTCATATCTCACTAGATATTTCATTTAGGTTTTCAGATCCGAAGACACTGAAAATATTAGATATGTTATTCCAACCACTGTGGTTTCTCATTTTcttgatgattatgaaagaaatgGGAAGTGTACTGGTAAGCTGTCATCTGAAAGATTCTATTTTGATAGATCTAGTTCAGAATGATTGTTAGATATAATTATCTAATGTTTTCCACTAGTTTGATTGGAGTTCCTAGCTAATTGATATAGAGAATGCAATACCTCTGATACCTATGGCTATTCTGATTAAGCTGTAAGTATGCTAGTTAGACTACCTGGGTCCACTTCGCGTGATTATGACTTGTGTCTTCATAAAGATTTCAATTTATACCTTTGTCAGTTTGGTTGTTGAATTAATTCTTTGTATGTTATTTAAGGTaatataggattttttttttttgcttctcacATCATATTGGAGTTATTCACTTTAATAAATGCATATATAGATTAGGGGTGCAAATGAATCAAATCGAGCCAAAGATGGGTCAGGTTGTCCGAATGTTGGACTCCGATGAGCCAATACCGCGTGAGGTAACATCTTGTTGGCctatgttttcttttgttttaaaCAAGTGCTGAAGCACAAATTGTTCGACAATAATTAGCTTCTTCAGTTCAAACAATTACAAGCGCTGGCAAATCCCTTACCTGGTAAGTTGTGGCTAGACATATAGTTAATAGACTATACACAAGCCAAGCTCAACTGGGAGATAAGTAGATCCTAAATAATTTGTCAAATTGCGTCTACTTCCATGGTTACTGAGCTCAAAATTGAACTTGAAAAATGTTGTTTGCAAGAATTCTTGGAGATCAAACCTAAAAATGTTGTAAACCATGCCTAGAAATATAACCTTTTGGCTTCTTTACATTCTTAGTGGACATTGTTTCTGCTGGAAGACATCTAAAATTCTGTTAATAAAGAAATCTGTCATTTTTTAAAATTGCAATTCTATGTTATTTTTTAAGGGCttgaatatttaaatctctcagtGAAATATTTGTGAGGTGCATAAATTTATGTGATACTATGGACCAACTTGGGATTTTGCAGGACCGAAGACATCGTCGAAACTGTGCAGGAAACACGGAGATCGATTCTCAGAGGGACAGCTCCGACACTGATAAAAGTGACAACCCAGATTCTAGATACAGCAGTCGAAAGAATCGACCGGCTTCAAGCAGTGAGATTagggatgttttaactcagaaaattagatatttgaaggtgaaaagtAGTGAGATTAGGAAAATGAAAGGTGCAAGAAAAATAGAGCAGGATAGCAAGTTGAatatattctgattctcataatttaatgtagcctcagcttgatttttgactcacgatgttctcccttgatgtgttgttaaaagaatgttctaccttgattctgatatctattagcttttgatgtaaaaagaatgtgtgtgtattttatggatactgttgtaagaagaatatttatataatttgtgaatatttgtgtattttatggatcctattgaatgaagaatatttatgtaatttgtgaatatttgtgtattttttggtTACTGtgggtttttcactgtttcggaaatcaaatttgtattgttaaaaaatactgatattacattggttttccaccgctgcaaaaccggtgtcattaactagtatttacatcggtcgtataccgctaccaaaaatggtgttattaacatataatattacattggttttacaccgttgatgaaacggtgtcgttaagtgatactacaccagttaataaccgattcgaacaccggtgtcgttaagtgatactacaccgattttaacccgatgtctaaaatggcagatcttttacatcgcctttatagacatcggtcgaaaatgtaatagacaccggtggaaaactgatgtctatgagggtttttgttgtagtgacatgacgaccaaggaagcacttggagaagatgcttttgaaGCACTTGGAGAAAATGCTtttgaagcacttggagaagatgcttttgccaaggttgaccttttgatcttctcattagcttgagaggatcatagattatggggccataaccatgtcacgattTCTTTTATGTACatatgtgatgtatgccatgatatgctatgattgtatgtgatgcatgtgtagtttatcatgattaggtcttttaaatatgcttaccaaagtttggtactcacatctagctcgatcaattgtagttaggttttgccaaagcaaagtgactcgatttatcttgctagagtgcgaaggacaattgtgatgtccgactactaaaactttgggtgtgacttaactaagttgagaacttggaggcatatcccatacgatgaaattcaaaattatgctagtcttgggcgattagccaaagctaactcaagatgagttataatatggatttcataagatgggcaaatgaacaaatagtcttgttcacacaatgatacaagagttacatatgatgtaattgataaatgttgcctacctaacttatactaagtcttgggtgattagccaaagctaactcaagatgcagTATAATATGAATCTTGTTCCACATAAATGTTATcgcgattggatttggagctagtagtgtgggtaaaaccacatccatgacttgcttctaccaaaagctttataatttagtgggagaatcatttaattaaaggcatagttaaatgataaaaaatatgatacttatttctacattttattgttgtagatcaccatgtcgtcaAATACTCTCTCTTTGCAatatgtccttgataaggacaagctcaatggagctaacttcctagactggtacagaaacttgagaatagtactcaagcaagaatgaaaactgtacgtcctagagaagcccattcctgaagcaccccccgctactgccactagagctaatagggatgcttacaagaaacattaagatgacgcattagatgtgtcatgccttatgctcgcgaTCATGAACTCTGagattcagaagcaacatgagaacatgggtgcctatgatatggttgaacaccttagacaactatatcaaggacaagcaagacatgagagatttgagatctcaaaagCTCTATTTctatgcagaatgcaagaaggaagccCCGTAGGGCGTTATGTGCTCAAGaggatcgggtatgtggagaatctacaaaggttgggattcccactaggccaagaattggccactgacctaattttgcaatcattgcccgaaagctatagtcaatttgtcatgaactataacatgaatgaaattgacaaaccattgcctgagatgttgagcatgttaagaactattGAACTCAACCTTAAAAAGGCAAAGCCTAGCACCATTTTAATGgtgccaaagggcaaaggcaaatggaagcccaaaggtaagggtaaaacccaaaccaaaggcaagggcaaggctcatgcactgaaactCAAAGGCGGggtggctaaggaaggaacctgcttccactgtggtgagatcagacattggaagaggaactgcaaatcatacctagaggaagtgaaaaggaagaaaagtgaaacttctgcctcaggtatacatgttatagaagtcaatctatctatttcttcttcatgggtattagataccggatgtgcatctcacatttgtactaatgtgcagggcttgagaaatagtagaatattgacaaagggcgaagtggacctacgagtaggcaatggcgcaagagttgctgctatagttgtaggaacatattccttatctttgcccactagaCTTgtattagaacttgaagagtgttgttatgtgtctgccttaactaagaacatcatctctgtttcttgtttggacaagaaaggattctcatttgtaataaaggacaaatgttgttccatttatttcaatgaaatgttctattgtagtgcacatcttgtaaatggactctatgttctagactttgacaacctaatctataacataaatatcaagcggttcaagtctaatgatttgaaccaaacatatctctgacattgtcgcttaggtcacataaatgagagtcgcatatcccaactccataaggatggacttttggactcatttgattttgaatcatatgagatatgcaaatcttgtcttcaaggcaagatgacaaagactccatttagtggacatagcgaaagagctaatgacttgttaggactcatacatatagatgtatgtggccctttcagaatagcagctagaggagactaccattacttcattacttttactgatgatttcagtagatatgactatgtgtatctaatgcaacataagttagaatcctttgaaaagttcaaagaattcaagaatgaagtacaaaatcaacttggtaagagtattaagatgattcgattagatcgaggtggagaataccttagccaagagtttcatgaccatcttgttgagtgtgagattatatctcaactcactccacctggaacaccacaatggaatggtgtatcagaacggAGAAattgtactttattagatatggtacgaacgATGATAAGTCAAACAGAACTTCCTGCTTCCTTctagggacatgctctagaggcgaccgctttcacacttaactgcattccatctaaggctgtcataaagacaccatatacgatatggactgggaagagtcccaagatgtctttcatgaagatttggggatgtgaggcttatgttagacGACAAGTCtctgataaactaggacccaaatcagacaag
This genomic stretch from Zingiber officinale cultivar Zhangliang chromosome 7A, Zo_v1.1, whole genome shotgun sequence harbors:
- the LOC121999525 gene encoding uncharacterized protein Mb2734-like, producing MASTKSFRHLLLLLTVALLSLFCRVVAAARRLLSFLLHLSFLRCGLRPVTLDLGHASLHIWGPNSHRASRKPALLLIHDFGDNSKWQWERQIGALSRSFDLYIPDLLFFGRSRSSCADRSVGYQARCVAEVMRLLGVARYSVMGISYGGFMAFRLAEMEAMSVERVAILTAGICMSPEQLRVMSAKEKRDVCDLLLPQKADDLRALDSVTVVGYPLGGDTISVTKGVVSRIEVSMLMDPLICLVFRLMLQ